A genome region from Glycine max cultivar Williams 82 chromosome 5, Glycine_max_v4.0, whole genome shotgun sequence includes the following:
- the LOC100792360 gene encoding alkane hydroxylase MAH1 yields the protein MAFHGYAAAPTIAALFCFLYFFHRRLCCRHPLLTDYPILGMLPQLLFNLWRAHDFFTEILKRHGPTGEFTGPWFTSMDYLVTCDPINVHHMLSKNFHNYVKGPEFRHIFQAFGDGIFTADFEAWKYNRDLFHSLFKQKSFEVFLVKTIHNKVHNGLLPILDHVQQQGRVVDLQDVFNRFTFDNICSIVLGNDPNCLSIDFSEVAIEKAFNEAEESIFYRHVVPRCVWKIQRWLQIGQEKKMTEACKTLDQFIHARIASKREELSKYNENEMGEAHHVDLLTALMREGKAHDDKFLRDAVFNLFVAGRDTITSALTWFFWLVATNPSVEAKILEEMKEKLGTKEKSLGVLSVEEVKRLVYLHGAICEALRLFPPIPFERKQAISSDMLPSGHRVNSGTMILFSLYAMGRFEETWGKDCFEFKPERWISEKGGIVYVPSYKFIAFNAGPRTCLGKDSSFIQMKMVATAILHKYRVQVVEGFVATPSLSIVLLMKDGLKVQITKREL from the coding sequence CCATCCTCGGCATGCTGCCACAATTACTCTTCAACCTGTGGCGTGCCCATGATTTTTTCACTGAGATATTGAAACGGCATGGACCAACAGGTGAGTTCACTGGACCTTGGTTTACCAGCATGGACTATTTGGTCACTTGTGACCCCATCAACGTCCACCACATGCTGAGCAAGAATTTCCACAACTACGTCAAGGGACCCGAGTTTCGTCACATTTTTCAGGCCTTCGGAGACGGGATTTTCACCGCTGAttttgaagcatggaagtacaACAGGGATCTCTTCCATTCTCTCTTTAAACAGAAAAGCTTCGAGGTGTTTTTAGTGAAAACCATTCACAACAAGGTGCATAATGGTCTCCTTCCAATATTGGATCATGTACAGCAACAGGGAAGAGTTGTGGATCTTCAAGATGTCTTCAATCGCTTCACCTTCGATAACATATGTTCTATAGTTCTTGGAAATGACCCTAATTGTCTTTCCATTGATTTTTCTGAAGTTGCAATTGAGAAGGCTTTTAATGAAGCAGAAGAGTCCATATTCTACAGACATGTAGTGCCTAGGTGTGTTTGGAAGATCCAGAGATGGCTTCAAATTGGTCAAGAGAAGAAGATGACAGAAGCTTGTAAAACACTTGATCAATTCATACATGCACGCATAGCATCTAAGAGAGAGGAGCTAAGCAAGTACAACGAAAATGAAATGGGTGAAGCTCATCATGTTGACTTGTTAACAGCTTTGATGAGAGAAGGAAAAGCACATGACGATAAATTTCTAAGGGATGCTGTGTTCAATCTATTTGTGGCTGGAAGAGATACCATAACTTCAGCTCTCACGTGGTTCTTTTGGCTTGTTGCTACAAACCCCTCAGTTGAAGCCAAGATTCTCGAAGAGATGAAAGAGAAGCTtgggaccaaagaaaagtcgcttGGGGTTTTAAGCGTGGAGGAAGTGAAAAGGCTGGTTTATCTGCATGGTGCTATATGTGAAGCGTTGCGTCTCTTTCCTCCTATACCCTTTGAGCGCAAGCAAGCAATAAGCTCTGACATGCTTCCTAGTGGTCATCGTGTTAATTCCGGTACaatgatattattttctttgtatGCAATGGGAAGATTTGAAGAAACATGGGGAAAAGATTGTTTTGAGTTCAAACCAGAGAGGTGGATCTCAGAGAAAGGAGGTATTGTTTATGTACCATCTTATAAATTCATAGCTTTTAACGCAGGACCTAGGACTTGCTTGGGCAAAGACTCATCCTTCATTCAAATGAAGATGGTGGCAACTGCTATTTTGCACAAGTATCGTGTCCAAGTGGTGGAGGGTTTTGTTGCTACTCCAAGCCTTTCAATTGTTCTTCTTATGAAGGATGGTTTAAAGGTACAGATAACAAAAAgggaattataa